From the genome of Capsicum annuum cultivar UCD-10X-F1 chromosome 4, UCD10Xv1.1, whole genome shotgun sequence:
aaattgaccacatgtggtcagttttaaaaaagctaccactaTTTTTCCGATCATGTATtttggtcggttttgtggtcgaaaaagaagaaaaaccgaccatatgtggtccatttttgtggttggtttttctGTTTTTTCTAGTAGTGTGAGGTCTTTGTGCGAGAAGTTCAATTTTAAGCAGCACAAGTCTTCAATGTACAATGCACCTGCCAATGGTCTTGCCAAAGCTTTTAACAAGACATTTGCTAATCTATTAAAGAAAGTTGTTGCAAGAAATAAAAGGGACTGGCATAAGAGGATCGGTGAAACTTTGTGGGCATATCGTACAACCTTCAGAACTGCAGCGCAAGCAACTCCTTATTCTTTGGTGTATAGTGTAGAGGCAGTCCTTCCATTAGAACAACAAATTCCATCATTGTGAATTGCGATTCAAGAAGGGCTTACAGCTGAAAATAATGCTCAACTTCGTCTAGCAGAGTTGGAGGTATTAGACGAGAAGAGATTAGAAGCACAGTAAAGGTTGAAGCGTTATCAAGCTCGACTTGCTAGAGATTTCAACAAGAGGGTGTGACCATGATCATTTCAAGTAGGTGACTTGGTCTTAGAAGTTCGAAGATCCATAATCCTTAACAAATGCATCAGTGACAAGTTTACATCAAAATAGGATGGGCCATATGTAGTGAAGGAAGCTTATTCAAGTGGTACTTATAAGATTGTCCATCAAGATGGTGTAAGGGTTGGTCCCATAAAAGGCAAGTTCCTAAAGCAGTACTTTCTATGAAGGTTGCCTACGCTCCGTAAGGCACAAGCTTAAACTGCATGTCACTCCTGGCCCGCATGAGTCTAGACTATGAGCAGCtctctaaaaagaaaaataactaaatttaaaactataaattaACTCATCATCCTGAACTACGTTATAACTTGATCCCCCCGAGGTACGTAGGCaacttagagtatttttactctaagtcatataagttaaaaaaaaaaagtgcataTCATTATTTGAGCATGGCAACAACACTTTGAATTGACTAGATATCACATGAAGATAGACGTTCCTTCACTAAGTTTACCACGGACGTGTAAAGGTGAAGAGACTAGCAAGGCAAAGCACATTTTGacaatatatctatataaatcCATATAAGTGTTCACCATCATTTTTACATATGTGGTAGATCTCAAAAACTTCTACGAAATAAAAAAGATGGCTCATGATTCAAAAGCTCTTATGTCAAGCTATAAATTTTCTATCATAGCCATTTAACGTTACAAAATAGGCCATCAGATTTTGAACTAAGCTGACTTTGATGATGTATCTGTATAAATTCGTAAAGGCGTTGAGTGTGGTTTTTATGTATGTTGTAGATCTACGATTTACTTCCCAAAAAAAGGGCACCTGATTCTGATACTCTTAAGTCGAGATAAAGAATTTATCGTGACGTTGCACAATGCTGATACAAGTAGCAAACCAAGATTAGAAGATCAATTTTGGGGCAATATCTGGGTTGATTTAGGTGCAACCTGATTTTGATTCCTACATGAGACATAGCTCTATGAGTGTAGTTTTCAATGCAAGAAACTATGCCTAAATTTTGATACTCTTATGTCGAGATATAGAATTTTATCGTGACACTGTGCAAAGCTAATAAAACTAGCGAACTAAGATTAGAAGATCGGTTTTGGGTAAATATCTGGGATGATTTGGGTTCAATCTGATTGTAATTCCCATGAGATATGTAGCTCTATGAGTCTAGTTTCCAAATCACCAAAAACGACTTCTGATTATGATGTTCCCAAGTCAAGATATGAGAATTTTCGTGAGGCtgcacaaaacaaacaaaaaatgacGAAACAAAACTGATAGTCTGATTTCAGAAGGATACCTGGATAGATCTGGAAAGAAGATGAGTATTTTTttatacaagtacgaccacgaagatggaCGTATGTGAGAATATAATGAACCCAGGGCTTGGAGTGAGCGAGTGAAgaacttaaaacacaccaaaccgaCCCTAATCTCACACCTGAAGTGTAAATAGGAGCCTTGGAACATAAGAAggcagcccctaaatacacttgaagggagcctagctcataaaatggcattttggacattttgtattttatttgtaacctagtataaataaaacattgtagggcttttagacttagattattcatgatgttgtaagtcttgaaacacaaagaaacatAAGTCTTCTCTCCTTAaggaaccaaaaccaaaattaggtatagagagtgtggaatcactcttgttgatctcatggcttagaaacgtgatgcttgggaggtAGATTCCGACTTGTGTCTTagtaagagataggtgaacgttgtgtgtagtattaagggtacaagagtggaatatgctcttgggttcttaggATTATATCTTtattaagtctatctaactatccctttacttttattgtaatcttttagtagtttgtgttgttgtatttttGCTGTTTTAGTgtatttacaccttcaatatcttgttgttattgtgtttttattgttgttgtagtgaatccgagagtggtcaccaaaggggtcctctgttcttcaaacttgtggactgatttggtgtttgtttcatgtTTCCCTCGTGTTTGTCCTCGGTTCTTCACAAgggaaacacgaaacaaacaccaaatcattccacaagtttgaagaaccgaggacccctttggtgaccactctctgattcactacaacaataataaaaacacaataacaacaagatattgaaggtaaaaatatactaaaacagCAACAATATGGGGAGATagacaacaataacaagataggaacaacacacgattttactaacaagagataaaaacggttacaagaacacaaactactataagattacaataaaagtaaagggatagttagatagacttaatgaaggtataatcttaagaacccaagagcatattccactcttagaCCCGTAACATTACACACAACGTTCACCTATTTCTTACAAAGACATAAGGTCGTAATCCACCTCCTAAGCATCAcgtttccaagccatgagatcaacaagagtgatcccacactctctatgcctaattttggttttggtgcctcaaaggaaagaggacttgtgtttctttgtgtttcaagacttacaacattatgaataatctaagtttaaaagccctacaatgttttatttatactaggttacaaataaaatacaaaatgcccttttaagagctaggctcccttcaagtgtatttaggggctgccTTCTTGTGTTCCAAGGCTTCTCTTTACATtccaagtgtgagattagggtcagtttggtgtgttttaagtccttcactcgcacactccaagcccaggttcattacattctcacatgcgtccatcttcgtggtcgtacttgtatcagtTTTTGCATGGATCGTATCCTCACGAGTCTATTTTCCAACACTATAAGCCGTTCATGATTTAGAAACCCCCACGATACGTTATGAATTTTCTCCCACAGATGCCCCAAGCTGCCTGAAAACTCAATTGTGAAAGAGATTAAAATTGAGGAGAAGAACGCGAGTTGTATTACGGTCAACGAATAAGATCTTGACACGTGTCCCGTCGTTAGGGTCAAGGGTATATACGACCCAAATTATTAACGACAAGGGTATAGTTGTATCCAAAATATAATAAGGATATATGTATGTACCATTTATTATAGTTCAgggatatatttgtacctttttcatatatttaatgTGAATTCCTTTCTCCTCCACAACGCCCACCGTTagaacctttcttagtctctTTTATCCTGCATATTGCATAGGATATGCAAGTTTTACAGGAGATAAGCGCTAACTCACTAGAGGAAATTAATATGCTTGATCATCATTTAGACTTTAATAGTAGCTTGGCGTCTTCTTGTAGGGATCTTCTCTTCAGCCTGGGGAACCCTCAGATACAGCATGAGCCAAGATATTTCAACAAAGTAGTAGATAAGCTAGCCAAGAGGGTCAAAAGCTGACGTTAAATAACCTTTTGGTGGTGTGGATAATTTCGTCGGTGTTTATTAGAAAGTTGCTAAATGCATATAACAGTGAAACTTCTTTTTTTGGGTCTGTTGTGCCGAGATTTCAATATGACTGTATAACTAGTAATAGGCCAATATTGACTCCTAATGACCCTAAGGCCACTTCTATTGTATGATGCATAGCAGTAATGAATAAACTCctcttttgtaaaaaaaaaaaaaaaaggaccatCTTATTTAATAGTCTTTTTTTATGAGAAATaggttatttaacctattttTACTTACAACAATAAATTTAAGTAATAAAGAAATAGACATTACggaaaataatgaaattagaaaaattagtaaaaaaaagaaaaagagaggcaCTTGATATCAGTTAGGAGTTGGTTGAGCAAGTAGGGATGGAGTTGGCAAACAAAGTGGGAGACGCAGTGAGCAAAGCGCTAAACAGCAACAAAGTGTTGAACGTGGTGTTATTGGGTGCATTTGGGCTGCTATGTGCCAGATCAGTGCAGCAACAAAGGAACATGGAAGTTCTCGAGGCAGAAAAGGAATCATTGCTCAATTCTAATAAAGCAATGAAGACAACCATGTGGGATTGGAAAAAACAGCTTTTTGCCGAAGCTGCTTTACCCAACCCCCTTATTCCACCCTCCAAGCTTAAATCCATCTATGGAGAAGTCCAAACTGCCACATCTTTTTCTGGtaatgtcttttctcttttgtttgaATTATAACATTTGCGCACTCTGGTAATTGCACAAATTTGCTGTGTTGAAAATGATTTTGTGGTTTAGTATCTGCTGAAATAAATGTATAGTGGTTGGGTTTAGTCTGTCGTTAGGGTTTTAACCCTCCGACTTTTGCTGTGTTAACGTGCTAgataaatcaaaaacaacaacaagaacgaCATACCCAGTCTAATCCCATTATGGGGTCtttgttaagtccttagttttgatgtttGACAAATTATATGTTGGGACCTATTTTCTAGAGATTATGTGATGACAAAGCTGTACCACTTAGGGAACAGGTTGGGCTTACTTGTCACTATCACAATCAACTGTCACAGCTGACGcaaagtacaaaagttggtgaaaaaaCTACTGTCGCCTTTTTGTCTCACCCAATGGGATCTCTACTAGGTTTTTTTGTGTCATACCATATATTGCTcatttttttcaacaagaaaacCATTGCTTCCATATTTTTACAATTAAATATCTCTCTGAAGTTGAAATCAAAGACTCCATTTTACAACAGGGAACTGATAGTTCATCAAGTCACATTTTATTTCCttgttgtatttgagtctttgtaatGTGCTCTTAAATGTTTGCTTACTGTTGCTTATGATTGTTTGTAGGTGTTGTGGTGTAAACTAGTTTTCTTTATAATCGTCTAGAGTTGGGTGATTCttaagctagagttagcttggtgtatccagttagagttagctggaggtTGAAGCAGTAGAGTTACTGCTTGTATTTTCCTTGTAATAGATTTATTTCTAGGAGATTaaggattaagagtttaatccCGACGTTTGGAGTCTCTATCCAAGAAGTTGCTTGGatatagtggagcttagaaatcATGGAGGTAAGTCGTGGTTTTTCTCCCATAAGTAAGGAGTTTCCACATAAAACTCTTGCATATGCTATTTACTTTCTCTATGCACTTAATAGTTTTTGCCTTCTCCTAGTTTTTGTTGCTTGAGTTCATTTGGGAACAGGTCCCAGAGTTAAGGAGCATTCCACTGCAGCTCTTCATTTGGTATGTATCAGAGCATGTCTTCCATAAAAAGGGTAACACCTTGGAAGGATTTTTAGAAATGACTGCTCCTTCAAATCTAGAAAAAGACCCCCCAATCACTAGACCCCTAAGATTCAGTGGTgaatattatgggtggtggaagacAAGAATGCATGACTTCATCATGATTGAAGATTCAGAGCTATGGGATGTCATTGAGGATGGTGCTTCTGTTCCTACAAGGGCAGTAAAAGTTGGTGATGTGACCTCTCAGGTTTTAAAGACCAAGGAGGAATATGATGATGCAGATAAGAAGAAGATAGAAAAGaactacaaggccaagaaattgcTTGTATGTGGTATTGATCTTGATGAGTACAACAAGATCTCTGCCTGTCAAACTGCTAAGGAGATCTGGGATTGTCTTCAGACAATCCATGAAGGAACTAGTCAGGTTAAGCAATTCAAAGTAGATATGTTGACAAATCAATATGAGACCTTCACCGTGAGGGAAGAAGAGTCCATTCAAGATATGCACACGAGGTTTATTGCAGTAACAAATGAGGACATCCTTGCCCACAAACAGGTTGGAAAAGTCTTAAGCATTCTTCCTAAAAGGTGGGAAAGTGAAGTTAATGCAATCATTGAAGCAAAGGGTCTGAATAAAATGGCTATGGATGAACTCATTGGCAACCTCAAAACCTATGAGATGTTAAAAAAAACTTGGAAGGTTAAAGGATGAGCCTAAAGTGGAAAAAAATCTGGTTCTGAAGGGCACACAAGATACTCATAGAGCTGAAGGCGATGAAACAACTTATATTGCTAAACGGGTACTAAAGCCTTGAAAAAGTCAGAGGCTCCCATCTATAAGGGGCAAATCTAGAAAGTACTTCAATGAAGGAAAGGGGAATGATGCTTGTCACaaatgtggcaagctaggccattaCCTCAAGGATTGTCCAATGCGCAAAGATCATTTCAGACAAACTGTGAGTAAGGAGAGAGGAAAGGAACAAGTTCCTGTGAAGTATAGCTGCAGCTGACAAGGTTGCAAATCAAGTGCTTGCAGCCTGCTGGGGTGATTCATCAAGTGACTCAGATGAATCAGTGCAAGGAAAAGATGTCTCCATTATGATGTGGAAGATGAGGTGCAAGTTTTTGACTCATTCTTTGCTTTGACGGCAGACACCGATGATGATGAAGGTAAACTTGGGACTCTATTGGACATCAAAGAAAATCTGAAGGATTATTTCCTCAGTAAGTTGAGATCTCTTGCCTCTGTACTGATTAATTCATTGAATGAGCTTGCTAAAGACAAAGAGAATTTGAAGGAAGCCGTTGAAAAATGTGCGGAAGAAGTTATTGAGTTGAGTGTCCAGGTCACTGAACTCACCAGTGAAAAAGGTAAAGCTGAAGGTAGATCTTGAAAAGTATGGAGAAGAATTGGTTGAACTAAGTGTGCAAGTGGTTAAACATCAAACAACTTGCAAAAATCTTACGCGTGATAATGATCTTCTGAGTAAACAATTAGGTGAAATCACTAAGCAGTATTCTAAGGGAAAGGGTGAAGGAAGCAGGATACAGTTTCAGCCGGAAGAAGTACCTGAAATTAAAGCTAATATAACTGCTTCACTTGAATGAAACTCTGCTCTTGAAAGGGAACTGGTTAGGGCAAAGACTGAGCTTAAACAGGATCTTAGGTGGACCACTTCATTGCACGCTCTGACTACCCTCACCAGCCAACAATCCGGTAGCAGGAGAGGCTTAGGGTTCCACGGTCAAGGTAAGGCTT
Proteins encoded in this window:
- the LOC107868064 gene encoding uncharacterized protein LOC107868064 isoform X1; translation: MELANKVGDAVSKALNSNKVLNVVLLGAFGLLCARSVQQQRNMEVLEAEKESLLNSNKAMKTTMWDWKKQLFAEAALPNPLIPPSKLKSIYGEVQTATSFSDNGHRREVEAAVLWIRLVRFPGITLLKY
- the LOC107868064 gene encoding uncharacterized protein LOC107868064 isoform X3; protein product: MELANKVGDAVSKALNSNKVLNVVLLGAFGLLCARSVQQQRNMEVLEAEKESLLNSNKAMKTTMWDWKKQLFAEAALPNPLIPPSKLKSIYGEVQTATSFSDNGHRREVEAAVLWIR
- the LOC107868064 gene encoding uncharacterized protein LOC107868064 isoform X2, with the translated sequence MELANKVGDAVSKALNSNKVLNVVLLGAFGLLCARSVQQQRNMEVLEAEKESLLNSNKAMKTTMWDWKKQLFAEAALPNPLIPPSKLKSIYGEVQTATSFSGGDAQKGDGKSPAPAFVV